The Magnetospirillum sp. 15-1 genome includes a window with the following:
- a CDS encoding NAD(P)-dependent oxidoreductase, producing MRVLMTGHQGYIGPVAVKVFKQAGLEVIGLDTGYFKDCLTKAGGVMAPDAEIVCDMRDVTVDHLRGMDAVMHWAALSNDPMGELSPDLTYDINLKSTITLARLAKEAGVRRFVMASSCSIYGASDTSRPLDETAEFNPVSAYAVSKVESEQALRELADDTFSPVFMRNATAFGVSPRTRLDLVLNNLMAVARATGEIRVLSDGTPWRPIVHIEDISQAAMCAVRAPREAVHCQAFNVGRSDMNYQVKDIAEAVGRAVPGSKVVIANQSGPDSRSYRVDFSKAAKLLPGFAPRWTLDDGCRELSEWLDTQGIGSSDDLNSPLYIRLRKLRALLGDKLVDEQLRWAQ from the coding sequence ATGCGCGTTCTGATGACCGGTCACCAGGGCTATATTGGCCCTGTCGCAGTCAAGGTGTTCAAGCAGGCCGGGCTGGAAGTCATTGGTCTGGATACCGGATACTTCAAGGATTGCCTGACCAAGGCCGGCGGCGTCATGGCCCCCGATGCCGAGATCGTCTGCGACATGCGCGACGTGACCGTGGATCATCTGCGCGGCATGGACGCGGTGATGCATTGGGCGGCCCTGTCCAACGACCCCATGGGCGAGTTGTCGCCCGACCTGACCTACGACATCAATCTGAAAAGCACCATCACCCTGGCCCGCCTGGCGAAAGAGGCCGGGGTACGCCGCTTCGTCATGGCGTCGTCGTGCAGCATTTACGGTGCCAGCGATACCAGCCGCCCGCTGGACGAAACCGCGGAATTCAACCCCGTCTCGGCCTATGCGGTGTCGAAGGTGGAGTCCGAGCAGGCGCTTCGCGAGTTGGCCGACGACACTTTCTCGCCGGTTTTCATGCGCAACGCCACCGCGTTTGGCGTCAGCCCGCGCACCCGGCTGGATCTGGTGCTGAACAATCTGATGGCGGTGGCCCGTGCCACCGGCGAAATCCGCGTGTTGTCCGATGGTACTCCGTGGCGCCCCATCGTCCATATCGAGGACATTTCCCAGGCGGCCATGTGCGCCGTGCGCGCCCCGCGCGAGGCGGTGCATTGCCAGGCCTTCAATGTGGGCCGCAGCGACATGAACTATCAGGTCAAGGACATCGCCGAGGCGGTGGGCCGCGCCGTGCCGGGCAGCAAGGTGGTGATCGCCAATCAGTCCGGGCCGGATTCGCGGTCTTATCGGGTGGATTTCTCCAAGGCGGCCAAGTTGCTTCCCGGTTTCGCCCCGCGCTGGACCCTGGACGATGGCTGCCGCGAACTGTCCGAATGGCTGGACACTCAGGGCATCGGTTCCAGCGATGACCTCAACAGTCCGCTTTATATCCGCCTGCGCAAGCTGCGGGCCTTGCTTGGTGACAAGCTGGTGGACGAACAGTTGCGCTGGGCCCAGTGA
- a CDS encoding FAD-binding oxidoreductase — protein sequence MLEGWGRFPSARSCVVRRPERQREVAPMVAAGPVVARGAGLAYGDAACNSSGAVLLTQRLDKFLEFDAATGLVRCQAGVTLGDILAVAVPAGWFLSVTPGTARVSVGGSIACDVHGKNHHVAGSFGNHVTNLRLLTGGGEEVDCSPTVRPDVFWATVGGMGMTGVVLEASLQLMPVAGANVVARNIATADLDETLRVLDEHADGYYSVVWLDAGARGRRLGRGIVMLGEHAADSGPRIAPALNRRHLPCGLPSGVLPLMGPAFNTALYALYSRSAAPATVKLADYFYPLDKADNWNRLYGPRGFLEYQFVLPDHGAAALIVRMIEELQRCRLVSMLTSFKRMGPGNPAPLSFPMAGLACSFDLAASRAQAHAVLDLFDEWVAAAGGRVYLAKDGRLRPDVLDAMYPRRDEWLSVVQNLDPQARLRSDMERRLNLRRLA from the coding sequence ATGCTGGAGGGATGGGGCCGGTTCCCATCCGCTCGGTCCTGCGTCGTTCGGCGTCCCGAGCGTCAGCGCGAGGTCGCCCCCATGGTGGCGGCTGGCCCTGTGGTGGCGCGCGGGGCGGGCTTGGCCTATGGCGATGCGGCGTGCAATTCGTCGGGTGCGGTGCTGCTGACCCAGCGGCTGGACAAATTCCTGGAATTCGATGCCGCAACCGGATTGGTGCGCTGTCAGGCCGGGGTGACCCTGGGCGACATTCTGGCGGTGGCGGTTCCGGCGGGCTGGTTCCTGTCCGTCACGCCCGGCACTGCGCGGGTAAGTGTGGGCGGCTCCATCGCCTGCGATGTGCACGGCAAGAACCATCATGTGGCCGGCAGCTTCGGCAACCACGTCACCAATCTGCGCCTGTTGACCGGCGGCGGCGAGGAAGTGGACTGTTCGCCCACCGTGCGGCCTGACGTGTTTTGGGCCACCGTCGGCGGCATGGGCATGACCGGCGTGGTGCTGGAGGCCAGCCTGCAATTGATGCCGGTGGCCGGCGCCAACGTGGTCGCTCGCAACATCGCCACCGCCGATCTGGACGAAACCCTGCGTGTGCTGGACGAGCACGCGGACGGTTATTACTCGGTGGTCTGGCTGGATGCCGGGGCGCGTGGCCGGCGGCTGGGTCGGGGAATCGTCATGCTGGGCGAGCACGCGGCGGATAGCGGCCCCCGCATCGCCCCTGCGCTGAACCGGCGTCATCTGCCGTGCGGACTGCCGTCCGGCGTGCTGCCGTTGATGGGGCCGGCTTTCAACACGGCGCTTTATGCCCTTTATTCCCGCAGCGCCGCCCCTGCCACGGTGAAGCTGGCCGATTATTTCTATCCCCTGGACAAGGCGGATAATTGGAACCGGCTGTATGGCCCCCGTGGCTTTCTGGAATACCAGTTCGTGCTGCCCGACCACGGCGCCGCCGCGCTGATCGTGCGCATGATCGAGGAATTGCAGCGCTGCCGGCTGGTGTCCATGCTGACCTCGTTCAAGCGCATGGGGCCGGGCAACCCCGCGCCGCTGTCCTTCCCCATGGCCGGTTTGGCCTGCAGCTTCGATCTGGCGGCCAGCCGAGCCCAGGCCCACGCCGTCCTGGACCTGTTCGACGAATGGGTGGCCGCTGCCGGCGGACGGGTTTATCTGGCTAAGGACGGGCGCCTGCGCCCCGATGTGCTGGATGCCATGTATCCCCGCCGCGACGAATGGCTGTCGGTGGTCCAAAACCTTGATCCCCAGGCCCGCCTGCGCTCCGACATGGAACGCCGCCTGAACCTGAGGAGGCTGGCATGA
- a CDS encoding SDR family NAD(P)-dependent oxidoreductase — translation MSGPVLIAGATSRLGQALADVYGREGRRLLLAGRDAVELGVIAADLTIRHGCECRVVDWDAADSASCARTGAELAAGELPEITIFVVGAIDGTEDAWRDADAADRLLAINYGGIVRLLAPMLDGLLAKPGCTVAFVSSVAGDRGRRTNFIYGAAKAALNAYAQGLRAEMAAAGSSVLTVKLGMMDTRMSFGRAPALLTCSPEYAAAAIGRLIAGRRLVAYVPWFWWGIMSVLKAIPERPFIRLPIP, via the coding sequence ATGAGCGGGCCCGTTCTGATCGCCGGCGCCACCTCTCGCCTGGGTCAAGCCCTAGCGGATGTGTATGGGCGCGAGGGGCGGCGGTTACTGTTGGCCGGGCGCGATGCCGTGGAACTTGGGGTAATCGCCGCCGATCTGACCATCCGCCACGGCTGTGAGTGCCGGGTGGTGGATTGGGATGCCGCCGACTCTGCATCGTGCGCCCGCACGGGTGCGGAATTGGCTGCGGGCGAATTGCCCGAGATCACCATCTTCGTGGTCGGCGCAATCGACGGCACGGAAGACGCATGGCGCGATGCAGACGCGGCTGACCGTCTGCTCGCCATCAATTACGGCGGCATCGTGCGGCTTTTGGCGCCCATGCTGGACGGCTTGCTGGCGAAACCCGGCTGCACCGTGGCGTTCGTCAGTTCGGTGGCGGGCGACCGGGGGCGGCGCACCAACTTCATCTATGGGGCGGCCAAGGCGGCGCTGAATGCCTATGCCCAGGGTCTGCGCGCTGAAATGGCCGCAGCCGGCAGCTCGGTGTTGACCGTCAAGCTGGGGATGATGGACACCCGCATGTCGTTTGGCCGCGCGCCCGCGCTGCTGACCTGTTCGCCCGAATATGCGGCGGCGGCCATTGGGCGTCTGATCGCGGGGCGCCGCTTGGTTGCCTACGTGCCCTGGTTCTGGTGGGGCATCATGAGCGTGCTGAAGGCGATCCCCGAGCGCCCGTTTATCCGGCTGCCGATCCCGTAA
- a CDS encoding NAD(P)-dependent oxidoreductase: protein MKVLLTGASSFTGCWFARALLDAGHEVVATFQSKHDEYSDGRRARIATIPNQCHKVFAVSFGDDNFLSLLRDDGFDVLCAHGAVVGDYRSPAYDVAAALAANTRNIKVVFDILAARTGTRVILTGSNFEPGEGAGSVPLEAFNPYGLAKSLTAETFRFYARQAGMTLGKFVISNPVGPHEEARFTNYLMRNWWRQDAPMVGTPRYVRDNIPVDLLARAYGHFLSALPTDGGFHHMSPSGYVETQGAFAERVAREMRPRLGLPCQLSFADQRDFPEPLIRINTDSWVRWCPDWDETASWDAYAAYYRAVLTGSAAG, encoded by the coding sequence ATGAAAGTCCTGTTAACCGGCGCCAGTTCCTTTACCGGGTGCTGGTTCGCGCGTGCTTTACTGGATGCTGGTCACGAGGTAGTGGCGACCTTCCAATCAAAGCATGACGAATACAGCGACGGACGCCGTGCCCGCATCGCCACCATCCCAAACCAGTGCCACAAGGTTTTTGCCGTTTCCTTCGGAGACGACAATTTTCTGTCCCTGTTGCGCGATGACGGTTTCGACGTGCTTTGCGCCCATGGCGCAGTGGTCGGTGATTACCGCAGCCCGGCCTATGATGTGGCGGCGGCATTGGCCGCCAACACCCGCAACATCAAGGTGGTCTTTGACATTCTGGCCGCCCGCACCGGCACGCGGGTGATTCTGACCGGAAGCAATTTCGAACCAGGCGAAGGCGCGGGCTCGGTCCCGTTAGAGGCCTTCAATCCCTATGGCCTGGCGAAAAGCCTGACCGCTGAAACCTTCCGGTTTTACGCGCGGCAGGCCGGCATGACCCTGGGCAAGTTCGTCATTTCCAACCCCGTCGGCCCCCATGAGGAAGCCCGCTTCACCAATTACCTGATGCGGAATTGGTGGCGGCAAGACGCACCCATGGTTGGCACGCCACGCTATGTGCGCGACAACATTCCGGTGGATTTGCTGGCGCGGGCCTATGGCCATTTCCTGTCGGCCCTGCCCACCGATGGCGGCTTCCACCACATGTCGCCCAGCGGCTATGTGGAGACCCAGGGGGCCTTCGCCGAACGGGTGGCGCGGGAAATGCGCCCGCGTCTGGGGCTTCCCTGCCAATTGTCCTTTGCCGATCAGCGGGATTTCCCCGAACCGCTGATCAGGATCAATACGGATTCTTGGGTGCGCTGGTGCCCGGATTGGGACGAGACCGCGTCATGGGACGCCTACGCTGCCTATTACCGCGCCGTGCTTACGGGATCGGCAGCCGGATAA
- the rfbC gene encoding dTDP-4-dehydrorhamnose 3,5-epimerase, translating to MFDIRETGLPGCLEIKPVIRKDERGFFIKTFHAEKFSELGLSTEIREQYYSSSKLGVIRGLHFQIPPHDHDKLVYCLRGSVLDAVVDLRRSSPTFGRHVTLQLDAEAGNMLYIPKGFAHGFCATSEDSIMVYNVTSVYAPDHDMGILWNSAGVNWQNAAPIVSDRDAALPPMADFNSPFA from the coding sequence ATGTTCGACATCCGAGAAACCGGCCTGCCGGGCTGCCTTGAGATCAAGCCCGTCATACGCAAGGACGAGCGGGGCTTCTTCATCAAGACGTTCCACGCGGAAAAGTTCTCGGAACTGGGACTATCGACGGAGATCCGCGAACAATATTATTCAAGCTCCAAGCTTGGCGTGATACGGGGTCTGCACTTCCAGATCCCGCCTCACGATCATGACAAGCTGGTCTATTGCCTACGCGGATCGGTGCTGGACGCGGTTGTGGATTTGCGCCGTTCGTCCCCCACCTTCGGGCGCCATGTGACGCTTCAGCTTGATGCCGAGGCCGGCAACATGCTGTACATCCCGAAAGGATTTGCGCACGGCTTCTGCGCCACGTCCGAAGACTCCATCATGGTGTACAACGTGACCAGCGTGTACGCGCCCGACCATGACATGGGCATATTGTGGAATTCGGCGGGGGTCAACTGGCAGAACGCCGCACCTATCGTCTCGGACCGCGACGCAGCCTTGCCGCCCATGGCTGACTTCAACAGCCCGTTCGCGTGA
- the rfbH gene encoding lipopolysaccharide biosynthesis protein RfbH, with amino-acid sequence MPNKVDSLRQEILGLCERYFEAKGTPDFVPGQTYIPCAGKVLGADDLRHLVDASLDMWLTTGRYCDQFEKEVAKIFGLYHARLTVSGSAANLLAFSALTSWKLHERRIEPGSEVITVAAGFPTTVSPIVQNRCVPVFVDVDLETFNVDVERLAQAVTPKTRAIMIAHTLGNPFNLAAVTEVAKQHGLYVVEDCCDAFGAQYDGKPVGTWGDIATLSFYPAHHITMGEGGAVLTNNKALITMAESFRDWGRDCWCPPGLSDSCKKRFGWHLGELPYGYDHKFTFAHLGYNMKATDMQAAIGVSQLRKVNGFILRRRENFDLLTKAFLAEGLDEHFILPKATPNSEPSWFGFLLTIRDGSPLKRRDVVSYLEEHKVGTRLLFGGNLTRQPAFKEVEYRVVGSLDNTDKIMNDSFWIGVWPGIGNAQRAYMVETFRTMVRELAG; translated from the coding sequence ATGCCGAATAAAGTCGACAGCCTGAGGCAAGAAATTCTTGGTCTTTGCGAGCGATATTTCGAGGCTAAGGGCACCCCTGATTTTGTTCCCGGACAAACCTATATTCCGTGCGCCGGCAAAGTTCTTGGCGCCGATGATTTGCGGCATCTGGTCGATGCTTCGTTGGATATGTGGCTAACGACTGGACGTTATTGCGATCAATTCGAAAAAGAAGTAGCCAAAATTTTTGGATTATACCACGCCCGCCTTACGGTCTCAGGTTCGGCGGCAAATTTGTTGGCGTTTTCGGCGCTGACCTCCTGGAAGCTGCACGAACGCCGCATCGAGCCCGGTTCCGAGGTCATCACCGTGGCCGCAGGCTTCCCCACCACCGTGTCCCCCATCGTCCAGAACCGCTGCGTCCCGGTATTCGTGGATGTGGATCTGGAAACCTTCAACGTGGATGTGGAGCGGCTGGCCCAGGCGGTCACCCCCAAGACGCGGGCCATCATGATTGCCCACACCTTGGGCAACCCATTTAACTTGGCCGCCGTCACCGAAGTGGCCAAGCAGCACGGGCTGTACGTGGTCGAAGATTGCTGCGATGCCTTCGGCGCGCAGTATGACGGAAAGCCGGTCGGCACGTGGGGCGACATCGCCACGCTCAGCTTCTACCCCGCCCACCACATCACCATGGGTGAAGGCGGCGCGGTGCTGACCAACAACAAGGCCTTGATCACCATGGCCGAGTCCTTCCGGGACTGGGGCCGGGATTGCTGGTGCCCGCCCGGATTGTCCGATAGCTGCAAAAAGCGTTTCGGCTGGCATTTGGGCGAACTGCCTTATGGCTATGACCATAAGTTCACGTTCGCGCACCTTGGCTACAACATGAAGGCCACCGACATGCAGGCGGCAATCGGCGTCAGCCAATTGCGCAAGGTCAACGGCTTCATCCTGCGCCGCCGCGAGAATTTCGATCTCCTGACGAAGGCCTTCCTGGCCGAGGGACTGGACGAACATTTCATCCTGCCCAAGGCCACGCCCAACAGCGAACCCAGCTGGTTCGGCTTCCTGTTGACCATCCGCGACGGCAGCCCGCTGAAGCGCCGCGACGTGGTGTCCTATCTGGAAGAACACAAGGTCGGCACCCGCCTGCTGTTCGGCGGCAACCTGACCCGGCAACCGGCCTTCAAGGAAGTGGAATACCGGGTCGTGGGATCGTTGGACAATACGGATAAGATCATGAACGACAGCTTCTGGATCGGCGTCTGGCCCGGCATCGGCAATGCCCAGCGGGCTTACATGGTGGAGACCTTCCGCACCATGGTCCGTGAACTGGCCGGCTGA
- a CDS encoding glycosyltransferase family 2 protein, which produces MRKFRWDGCSDAKNGMGAQMQKIAAAEYEKELVSIISPFYNEEDCIDLFFERLHAVVKHLSDRYRFELIFTNNCSTDGSLEKVLAICNVHSYVQVVTLSRNFGYQASMLSGLRNASGDITIFIDTDGEDPPEMIEQFLNEWKNGYDVVYGERVDRPEPPIIQAARKAFYRITKFIADYDFIVDMAEFSCFSRSVRQNILQSRSTHPFIRAEIAYSGYRRIGIPYRRHPRIAGTSKFSLVRMTKFAIAGILSSSTFPLRLSVYLAGPIGLFDFFAALYCLFGGAISLPALIAANMSAILIALSSIAMYVARIYKDGLQRNVFVIDQAKSRLNHE; this is translated from the coding sequence ATGAGAAAATTTCGCTGGGATGGGTGCTCAGATGCAAAAAACGGGATGGGTGCTCAGATGCAAAAAATAGCTGCAGCGGAGTATGAAAAGGAGTTAGTGTCCATAATTTCTCCATTTTACAATGAAGAAGATTGTATTGATCTTTTTTTTGAACGCCTGCATGCCGTCGTCAAACATCTTTCAGATAGATATAGATTTGAGCTGATATTTACAAATAATTGCTCGACCGACGGAAGCTTGGAAAAAGTGTTGGCCATTTGTAACGTGCACTCCTATGTGCAGGTGGTAACTCTATCTCGTAATTTTGGTTATCAGGCTTCCATGTTAAGTGGTCTGCGCAATGCTTCCGGGGATATCACGATCTTTATCGATACGGATGGCGAAGACCCGCCTGAAATGATCGAGCAGTTTTTGAATGAGTGGAAGAATGGGTATGATGTTGTTTATGGCGAGCGTGTCGATCGCCCCGAGCCACCGATAATCCAGGCCGCAAGAAAAGCCTTTTACCGGATTACAAAATTTATCGCTGATTACGATTTTATTGTCGATATGGCTGAGTTTTCTTGTTTTTCTCGTTCTGTGCGGCAAAATATTTTGCAAAGCCGTTCTACGCATCCGTTCATCCGGGCTGAAATTGCCTACAGCGGCTATCGTCGGATTGGGATTCCCTATCGACGCCATCCCAGGATTGCAGGGACTAGTAAATTTAGTCTTGTGCGGATGACTAAATTTGCTATCGCGGGAATTCTAAGTTCATCTACATTTCCGTTGAGGCTTTCCGTTTATTTGGCTGGTCCTATCGGCTTGTTTGATTTTTTTGCGGCGCTTTATTGTTTGTTTGGGGGCGCCATTTCACTTCCGGCGCTTATTGCCGCCAACATGTCTGCCATACTGATAGCGCTCAGCAGTATCGCCATGTATGTGGCCCGGATTTATAAGGATGGGTTGCAGCGGAATGTGTTCGTGATCGATCAGGCGAAAAGCCGGCTCAATCACGAATGA
- a CDS encoding sulfotransferase family 2 domain-containing protein has product MFDVLPLRPEPAGLVYFNHIPKTAGTSFHFVLDNLYPGRHCPARHWSTLMSIGAEERARFAAFSGHYDPLFLAAFPRRPTHFLAFLREPTERIVSEYRYNLQRNTSIHHLAVTMTLEEYGTWFGGPLRNRQAHDILAAISGKPVDVNDRDLGRKAAAALKHYNFIGVTEAFDEGVEMLLTQMGLPAPKAVPRVNTTEHGRAGPSAEVEALCREWSPCDYEVYDASRALYELRANRWRQSRAAQMLPDPRLLGQRRSDLGIAPDDLLIGYGWHPPSHDGRRLVRWIGPGHKASLYLPLKRRDGQFVHLAVARWLHRGILAGLRIWADGQPLELSVTDHDGLSVVSARLPARDGEAPTLLELDAVEARKEGAFRREVMDDLGTSDLARALSMAWLRVNHCAPDAGRPPQDVARDSQANVPVVADIWMGGATPAIPVAEEGIIPGMLDSVEVTADGRFARITGWCSPLGRDDGRAIVALLDDDLQPIAWTATGRPRPDVAEAIGHPGLAECGWDVFLPAESLGDRPYLLTTARLEPDGGLLVRLSGSSGVLPARTISAPANGATPAMMGCEANALTAWVTASADSDGILVEGRVAPEPGRQFGEVAIFDQNGARLADAGTGLSDDGALVIAAFLPNERLPASGLSVLSCRMRDRLPPWFTTEGWWQQVGTNIPLWCGGDGAGGIIDSVALCGEHWVVSGRVTASRPDLCLLSVEVTPPKGKARIVATKVVPVETAANAPLTTHLAHWRFALHPAILDFGANRIEVRAALAGGAESSLAGGRTLLWQPNLKFVNATGRMKGNLDHCRPAGSGYQVGGWTMDMRQLRPAKSVIITCERAGDMPGAMASPDASNSFTALGEQRMVAMTSTGAPRPDLGADARYGDSGCGFVAFFESTSLLPGTNLLRAFAVDELQCAWALEGYLLLDTPVG; this is encoded by the coding sequence ATGTTTGACGTTCTTCCGTTACGGCCCGAACCGGCGGGTCTGGTCTATTTCAATCATATTCCGAAGACCGCCGGCACGTCGTTCCATTTCGTCCTGGACAATCTGTATCCGGGCCGGCATTGCCCGGCCCGCCACTGGTCCACGCTGATGTCCATCGGTGCGGAAGAACGTGCCCGCTTCGCCGCGTTCTCGGGCCATTACGACCCGTTATTCCTGGCTGCGTTCCCGCGCCGCCCCACCCATTTCCTGGCTTTCTTGCGCGAACCAACCGAACGGATCGTTTCGGAATACCGCTATAATCTGCAACGCAACACCTCGATCCACCATCTAGCGGTAACCATGACGCTGGAGGAATACGGGACGTGGTTCGGTGGACCGCTGCGCAACCGCCAAGCCCACGACATCCTGGCCGCAATCAGCGGCAAGCCGGTGGACGTGAACGACCGCGATCTGGGGCGCAAGGCCGCCGCCGCGCTGAAACATTATAATTTCATCGGCGTCACCGAAGCCTTCGACGAAGGCGTCGAGATGCTGCTGACCCAAATGGGCCTGCCCGCGCCCAAGGCCGTGCCGCGCGTCAACACCACCGAACATGGCCGCGCCGGCCCCAGTGCCGAGGTCGAGGCCTTATGCCGGGAATGGTCGCCCTGCGATTACGAAGTCTACGACGCCTCCCGCGCCCTTTACGAACTGCGCGCCAACCGCTGGCGCCAAAGCCGCGCCGCCCAGATGCTGCCCGACCCCCGTCTGCTGGGGCAGCGCCGTTCCGACCTTGGGATCGCCCCCGACGACTTGCTGATCGGCTATGGCTGGCACCCGCCAAGCCACGATGGCCGGCGTCTGGTACGGTGGATCGGGCCCGGACATAAAGCCTCGCTTTACCTGCCGCTGAAACGGAGGGACGGACAGTTCGTGCATCTGGCCGTGGCCCGCTGGCTGCATCGCGGCATCCTTGCCGGTCTGCGCATTTGGGCCGATGGGCAGCCGCTGGAGCTGAGCGTGACCGATCACGACGGCCTTAGCGTGGTTTCGGCCCGCCTGCCGGCACGGGATGGCGAGGCCCCTACTTTGCTGGAATTGGATGCCGTCGAGGCCCGCAAGGAAGGAGCCTTCCGCCGCGAGGTGATGGACGATCTGGGCACCAGCGACCTGGCGCGCGCCTTGTCCATGGCTTGGCTGCGGGTGAACCATTGCGCCCCCGATGCCGGACGCCCGCCACAGGACGTCGCCCGCGACTCGCAAGCCAATGTGCCGGTGGTGGCCGACATCTGGATGGGGGGGGCGACCCCGGCCATTCCCGTGGCCGAAGAAGGCATCATCCCCGGAATGCTGGACTCGGTCGAAGTCACCGCCGATGGCCGATTCGCCCGCATCACCGGCTGGTGCAGCCCATTGGGCCGGGACGATGGCCGCGCCATCGTCGCCCTGCTGGACGACGACCTGCAACCCATCGCCTGGACGGCGACCGGCCGCCCGCGCCCCGATGTGGCGGAAGCCATTGGCCATCCGGGATTGGCGGAGTGCGGCTGGGACGTATTTCTGCCCGCGGAGAGCCTGGGCGATCGGCCATACCTGCTGACCACGGCCCGCCTGGAACCCGATGGCGGTCTGTTGGTCCGGTTGAGCGGTAGCTCCGGTGTTCTTCCGGCCCGCACCATCAGCGCACCAGCCAATGGTGCAACGCCCGCGATGATGGGATGTGAGGCAAATGCCCTGACGGCCTGGGTCACCGCCAGCGCCGATTCCGACGGTATCCTGGTGGAAGGCCGCGTGGCCCCAGAACCGGGCCGCCAGTTCGGCGAGGTCGCAATATTCGATCAGAACGGTGCTAGGCTGGCCGATGCGGGAACCGGACTTTCCGACGATGGCGCGCTGGTGATCGCCGCTTTCCTGCCGAACGAGCGGCTGCCAGCCAGTGGTTTGTCCGTGCTGTCATGCCGGATGCGCGACAGACTCCCACCCTGGTTCACCACCGAGGGCTGGTGGCAGCAAGTGGGCACGAATATCCCATTGTGGTGTGGCGGCGATGGAGCCGGCGGCATCATCGACTCGGTGGCTCTTTGCGGCGAGCATTGGGTTGTCAGCGGCCGGGTGACGGCCTCCCGTCCCGATCTGTGTCTGCTGTCGGTCGAGGTCACGCCACCCAAGGGCAAGGCCCGGATAGTCGCCACCAAAGTGGTCCCGGTCGAGACGGCGGCCAACGCGCCGTTGACAACACACCTCGCTCATTGGCGCTTTGCCCTCCATCCCGCCATTCTTGACTTCGGCGCCAATCGCATCGAAGTCCGTGCCGCGCTTGCCGGCGGCGCGGAAAGCTCGCTGGCCGGTGGCCGCACGCTTTTGTGGCAACCCAATTTGAAATTCGTCAATGCTACGGGTCGGATGAAAGGAAATCTCGACCATTGCCGGCCCGCTGGCAGCGGTTATCAAGTCGGCGGCTGGACCATGGACATGCGCCAATTGCGGCCGGCGAAATCGGTGATTATCACATGCGAGCGTGCCGGCGACATGCCCGGGGCCATGGCCTCGCCCGATGCAAGCAACAGCTTTACCGCGCTCGGCGAACAGCGGATGGTCGCCATGACCTCCACCGGCGCCCCGCGCCCCGATCTGGGTGCCGATGCACGCTATGGAGATTCCGGTTGCGGCTTCGTGGCGTTTTTCGAGAGCACCTCGCTATTGCCCGGTACCAACCTGCTGCGCGCGTTCGCCGTAGATGAATTGCAGTGCGCGTGGGCGCTGGAGGGCTATCTCCTGCTGGATACGCCCGTGGGGTAA
- the rfbF gene encoding glucose-1-phosphate cytidylyltransferase: MKVVILAGGLGTRLGEETVNIPKPMVEIGGRPILWHIMKIYSSFGFNEFVVALGYKAEVVKRYFMNYHLITSDCTVDVGAGTMHLLDSPQQKRDDWVIHLIDTGLNTQTGGRLKRLEPLLRDEPFMLTYGDGVSNVHIPSLIERHHQAGRMATITAVRPPARFGGVLFDGNMVSEFTEKPQAGEGWVNGGFMVMTPDIFQFIDGDDDPLEVKLLETLANNRQLAAYKHDDFWQCMDTVRDKQFLERLWNSPNPPWRKW; encoded by the coding sequence GTGAAAGTTGTCATCCTGGCCGGAGGCCTTGGAACCCGCCTGGGCGAAGAGACCGTCAATATACCTAAGCCGATGGTCGAGATCGGCGGGCGCCCGATCCTGTGGCACATCATGAAGATCTATTCCAGCTTCGGCTTCAACGAGTTCGTGGTTGCCCTGGGCTATAAGGCCGAAGTGGTGAAGCGGTATTTCATGAACTACCACCTCATCACGTCGGACTGCACGGTGGATGTGGGCGCCGGCACCATGCACCTGTTGGATTCCCCCCAGCAAAAGCGCGACGATTGGGTGATCCACCTGATCGACACTGGGCTGAACACCCAGACCGGCGGCCGCCTGAAGCGGCTTGAGCCCCTGCTGCGGGACGAACCGTTCATGCTGACCTATGGCGACGGCGTGTCCAATGTGCACATCCCGTCGCTGATCGAACGCCATCATCAGGCGGGCCGCATGGCCACCATCACCGCCGTGCGCCCGCCGGCCCGCTTCGGCGGCGTGCTGTTCGACGGCAACATGGTTTCCGAATTCACCGAAAAGCCCCAGGCCGGCGAAGGCTGGGTCAATGGCGGCTTCATGGTCATGACCCCCGACATCTTCCAGTTCATCGACGGCGACGACGACCCGCTGGAGGTCAAGCTGCTGGAAACCCTTGCCAACAACCGCCAGCTTGCCGCCTACAAGCATGACGATTTTTGGCAGTGCATGGACACCGTGCGGGACAAGCAGTTCCTTGAACGTCTGTGGAATTCGCCCAATCCCCCGTGGAGGAAATGGTAG